The following are encoded in a window of Halosolutus halophilus genomic DNA:
- a CDS encoding HNH endonuclease — translation MPIDEISRQQLNTHPEIGWNTENPDMALQRVNWLRSLGRVQEDGDQYRLTEDGRQFTDNAVETWAETAASTASSTADPMTAGTYKSTVNARAIDPEFRATALARFDHTCPISDVDHPGLLDVAHVLSWSDYPEHRADLSNVLALSKTHHAAFDQELFTIDRGNRLRVNPNFDTESDLLRQTILDQAGERLPLPDGCVDTDYVAKHNAALAWV, via the coding sequence ATGCCGATCGACGAAATCAGCCGCCAGCAACTCAATACACATCCCGAGATCGGTTGGAATACGGAGAACCCCGACATGGCACTCCAGCGCGTTAACTGGCTGCGAAGTCTCGGCCGTGTCCAGGAAGACGGCGATCAGTATCGACTCACCGAGGACGGGAGACAGTTCACCGACAACGCTGTCGAGACGTGGGCAGAGACTGCTGCATCAACTGCATCCAGTACAGCGGATCCAATGACTGCGGGAACCTACAAGTCGACGGTCAATGCACGAGCTATCGATCCGGAGTTCAGGGCAACTGCATTAGCGAGGTTCGACCATACGTGTCCGATCTCAGATGTGGATCATCCAGGGCTACTGGACGTCGCGCACGTCCTCTCGTGGAGCGACTATCCGGAGCACCGAGCTGACTTATCGAACGTACTGGCACTCAGTAAGACGCATCACGCAGCCTTCGACCAAGAACTCTTCACCATCGATCGGGGCAACCGGCTGCGAGTGAACCCGAATTTCGATACGGAGAGTGACCTGCTACGGCAGACGATTCTTGATCAAGCCGGGGAGCGACTCCCGCTACCAGATGGGTGCGTCGACACGGATTACGTCGCAAAGCATAACGCGGCGCTTGCGTGGGTGTAG
- a CDS encoding DUF7342 family protein, with amino-acid sequence MADQSPGVEAWKEHTTAFDRVQSVATTVSKPRPASYIADEAHVAENTARDHLERLVNLNVLLKTERDDGALYSPDPLHTRIQTLRDLLEEHDRDGLIDLKIELQSKIEDWETDYSVDSPDELRTRAAETDTASQTRDLKKTASDWELALYRLSVLEDAIENYATYTKDFRASA; translated from the coding sequence ATGGCCGACCAGAGCCCGGGTGTCGAAGCCTGGAAAGAACACACAACAGCGTTCGACCGTGTTCAATCAGTCGCCACTACAGTCTCCAAACCACGTCCAGCATCGTATATCGCGGATGAGGCCCACGTCGCGGAGAATACAGCACGAGACCATCTTGAACGACTTGTCAACCTGAACGTACTACTGAAGACAGAACGCGACGATGGCGCACTCTATTCCCCTGACCCACTCCACACACGGATACAAACACTTCGGGACCTTCTCGAAGAGCATGACCGCGACGGGTTGATCGATCTGAAGATTGAGTTACAGTCCAAAATCGAAGACTGGGAAACTGACTATAGCGTGGACTCCCCCGACGAACTCCGTACTCGTGCCGCAGAGACGGATACCGCTTCGCAGACGCGGGATCTCAAGAAAACCGCAAGTGACTGGGAACTCGCACTATATCGTCTCTCAGTCCTTGAGGACGCGATCGAAAACTACGCAACGTACACCAAGGACTTTCGGGCATCCGCGTAG
- a CDS encoding DUF429 domain-containing protein, which yields MCSQYVGVDWSSGEWVSIAYTDESEAPSVEVFEAIAGVWDHYGTSARRIVVDVPIGLCESLESDACSCVEEDGELTRQCDDLARSVIGSQYRSVFTAPAREAATLAVAGADHSEISDKNEELTGKRLTQQAAGIAEGIVEVDNLLRGDGDPEVLVEGHPEVCFRALSGTPLEHSKRTAAGVAERLAVLRNVDEYTRGDWHTVARDLGSKGHRVALDDVLDAFALALTAYAPKEELHRLPSDPPHDAKGLPMQMVYRSKSELSCE from the coding sequence ATGTGTTCACAGTACGTTGGGGTTGACTGGTCGTCCGGCGAGTGGGTTTCTATAGCGTATACAGACGAGTCGGAGGCCCCATCAGTTGAGGTATTCGAGGCGATCGCGGGAGTTTGGGATCACTACGGCACATCCGCACGCCGCATCGTGGTCGATGTCCCGATCGGCCTCTGTGAGTCGCTTGAATCAGATGCGTGTTCGTGCGTCGAAGAAGACGGAGAGCTTACCCGACAATGTGACGATCTCGCCAGAAGCGTCATTGGATCGCAATACAGGTCGGTGTTTACCGCACCGGCACGAGAGGCTGCGACGTTAGCTGTAGCCGGTGCAGATCATAGCGAAATAAGCGACAAGAACGAAGAACTGACCGGAAAACGGCTGACGCAACAGGCAGCCGGTATCGCAGAGGGAATCGTCGAAGTAGACAACCTGCTCCGGGGCGATGGCGATCCGGAGGTTCTGGTCGAAGGACATCCGGAAGTGTGCTTTCGTGCACTGAGCGGAACACCACTCGAACACAGCAAACGCACGGCAGCTGGAGTTGCAGAACGATTGGCTGTACTCAGGAACGTCGATGAATACACACGTGGCGACTGGCACACGGTTGCTCGAGATCTTGGAAGCAAGGGGCACAGAGTCGCTCTCGATGATGTGCTAGATGCATTTGCGCTCGCACTCACAGCGTATGCGCCGAAAGAGGAGTTGCATCGACTCCCATCGGACCCCCCTCATGATGCGAAAGGGCTACCGATGCAAATGGTCTACCGTAGTAAGAGCGAACTCAGTTGTGAGTAG
- a CDS encoding DUF7344 domain-containing protein, translating into MGGTRQRSRRERPRPKLFVGDEFSSAASGIGESGLKIFEEPNVFELLYALQCVQENDQVTVQVPDLVRQVAAIEADVDSATVGRTVQRSSKVGLHHTHLLKLDDYGVIEYDAEADEVSTTDRTRTVAQIMRSIVDPVEDTEIGLAQSPNIDS; encoded by the coding sequence GTGGGTGGCACAAGACAGCGATCCCGTCGAGAACGTCCACGCCCAAAGCTGTTCGTCGGCGACGAGTTCTCGAGCGCTGCCAGCGGGATCGGCGAGAGCGGCCTCAAGATCTTCGAGGAACCCAACGTCTTCGAGTTGCTCTACGCGCTACAATGTGTGCAAGAGAATGATCAGGTAACCGTTCAGGTACCGGATCTGGTTCGACAGGTGGCGGCAATCGAAGCAGATGTCGATTCTGCGACGGTCGGCCGCACGGTCCAGCGGTCATCGAAGGTCGGGCTTCATCATACACATCTGCTAAAGCTCGACGACTACGGCGTCATCGAGTACGATGCAGAGGCTGACGAAGTGTCGACGACTGATCGTACTAGAACAGTCGCACAGATAATGCGGAGCATCGTCGATCCCGTTGAGGATACGGAGATTGGGCTCGCCCAGTCTCCCAATATAGACAGCTGA
- a CDS encoding DUF4352 domain-containing protein has protein sequence MIIDNLEFTEIYEYEDYDGTTSEESAPSGSQWAFLDVYAENVGDESEYIPHSIDISIIADDQQFENTFISREEGRYESSQIRPEISREGWIVYEIPAELDPENVEVSYTGEGYQGGISGEWDARWAIN, from the coding sequence TTGATAATCGACAATCTCGAGTTCACAGAAATATATGAATACGAGGATTACGATGGCACGACGAGCGAAGAATCTGCTCCCTCTGGTTCACAATGGGCGTTCCTCGATGTATATGCGGAGAATGTCGGAGATGAATCCGAATATATCCCACATAGTATCGATATTAGTATCATCGCCGATGACCAGCAGTTTGAAAATACGTTCATTAGTAGAGAGGAAGGAAGATACGAAAGTAGCCAAATCCGCCCTGAGATCTCACGTGAGGGATGGATTGTGTACGAAATACCTGCGGAACTAGACCCGGAAAACGTAGAAGTTAGCTATACGGGTGAGGGATATCAAGGGGGAATATCAGGAGAGTGGGATGCCCGCTGGGCGATCAACTGA
- a CDS encoding alpha/beta hydrolase — protein MREDIEFEAEGDTLRGWLYTPQDATGPVPTIVMAHGFSAVKEMYLDKYAEVFSDAGLGALVFDNRNFGDSEGEPRYEIDPWQQVRDYRHAITYAITRDEVDGDRIGVWGSSYSGGHVLTVGALDHRVSAVVSQVPLTDGYHNVRRLVRSDIMDQYREQFDQDRLARFQGEEPETVPVVSEELLGEAALPTQDAYEWFMETEEERAPNWENKVTLKTVEMLSEYAPIDYIDRISPTPLLMIIAEGDHLAVADKAFEAYEKAREPKRLVTLDGGHFDAYVNKFDESSGPAREWFVDHLAEADG, from the coding sequence ATGCGAGAAGATATCGAATTTGAGGCGGAAGGGGATACGCTTCGCGGCTGGCTCTACACGCCACAGGACGCAACGGGACCAGTCCCAACGATCGTGATGGCCCATGGATTTTCGGCGGTGAAGGAGATGTACCTCGACAAGTATGCCGAGGTGTTCAGTGACGCCGGACTCGGGGCACTCGTTTTTGATAACCGGAATTTCGGTGACAGCGAGGGGGAGCCGCGCTACGAGATCGATCCGTGGCAGCAGGTCCGCGACTACCGCCATGCGATCACCTACGCGATCACGCGAGACGAAGTCGATGGTGATCGCATCGGAGTCTGGGGCTCAAGTTACAGCGGTGGCCACGTCCTCACCGTCGGCGCGCTTGATCATCGGGTTAGCGCTGTTGTCTCACAGGTTCCGCTGACCGATGGCTACCATAACGTCCGCCGACTTGTCCGGTCGGACATCATGGACCAGTATCGGGAGCAATTCGATCAGGACCGACTGGCCCGGTTCCAGGGCGAGGAGCCCGAGACGGTGCCCGTCGTCTCCGAAGAACTGCTCGGCGAGGCAGCATTACCGACTCAGGATGCCTACGAGTGGTTCATGGAGACGGAAGAAGAACGCGCTCCGAACTGGGAGAACAAGGTCACGCTCAAAACCGTCGAGATGCTGAGCGAGTATGCGCCGATCGATTATATTGACCGCATCAGTCCGACACCCCTGCTGATGATCATCGCGGAGGGTGATCATCTCGCAGTCGCCGACAAGGCCTTCGAAGCGTATGAGAAGGCACGTGAACCGAAGCGGCTCGTGACGCTTGACGGTGGACATTTCGATGCCTACGTCAACAAGTTCGACGAATCGAGCGGTCCTGCACGCGAGTGGTTTGTTGACCACCTGGCGGAAGCAGACGGCTAA
- a CDS encoding proteasome assembly chaperone family protein, with protein sequence MPDTSDVQFHRSTDLEAESPTLIEGLPGHGLVASIAVDQITDQLGLEEYGSIRSDSFPPVASFTDGLVQDTVRVNGGTDPDIMTLQSDVPIPEDAFTDLSQCVLEELADDFSQAIFLAGAPAQSEEQQGDVVGVATTEELKTELEDAGIEVAAESGAVSGVTGALINACYQADVPAALLLVRADPRLPDPAAARSVIETALEPLVEFDIDTTKLREQAEEIQRQKQQVAQQLQQAQDQQDEPVRGMFR encoded by the coding sequence ATGCCAGATACATCTGACGTGCAATTTCATCGGTCGACCGATCTTGAAGCGGAGTCACCGACGCTGATCGAAGGATTACCGGGTCACGGGCTGGTTGCGTCGATCGCCGTCGATCAGATCACCGATCAGCTCGGACTTGAGGAATATGGATCGATCCGGTCCGATTCCTTCCCGCCCGTTGCGTCATTCACAGATGGGCTAGTTCAGGATACGGTACGGGTCAATGGCGGAACAGATCCGGATATCATGACGCTACAGAGTGATGTTCCGATCCCGGAAGACGCGTTCACCGATCTGAGTCAGTGCGTTCTAGAGGAATTGGCCGATGATTTCAGCCAGGCAATTTTCCTTGCCGGTGCGCCGGCCCAATCTGAGGAGCAGCAGGGCGATGTCGTTGGCGTTGCGACAACCGAGGAATTGAAGACGGAACTCGAAGATGCCGGGATTGAGGTGGCGGCGGAGTCCGGTGCCGTGAGCGGTGTGACCGGTGCGCTCATCAATGCCTGTTATCAGGCAGATGTTCCGGCAGCATTGCTGCTTGTCCGTGCAGATCCTCGGCTTCCGGATCCAGCCGCAGCACGATCCGTAATCGAAACGGCGCTTGAGCCGCTCGTCGAGTTCGATATCGATACTACCAAGCTTCGTGAGCAGGCTGAGGAGATTCAGCGCCAGAAACAGCAAGTCGCACAACAACTACAACAGGCACAGGACCAACAGGACGAACCCGTCCGAGGGATGTTCCGATAG
- a CDS encoding MarR family transcriptional regulator, protein MSIELSETSEANELVVELNGELHADDLQNVIDQLNPAVEIRSFQIGIAADNPAALSVLSAEPEADAGLEETTDEGSERRSEHPDASAVDAKEDDSPDQSSVPQLQTDGDPFQIMRTIDTLDTWVRTKEIREGIPDEVDVATDSIGTNLWNLADRGLLEKRPYEEDKRQNEYRMTETGEAAFEQALEKSDESSSTDQTDE, encoded by the coding sequence ATGAGTATTGAATTATCTGAGACCAGCGAAGCGAACGAACTGGTTGTCGAACTGAACGGGGAATTACACGCAGATGACCTGCAAAACGTGATCGATCAACTCAATCCTGCTGTCGAAATCCGCTCTTTCCAGATCGGAATCGCCGCCGATAATCCGGCTGCCCTCTCGGTGTTAAGTGCAGAACCCGAGGCCGATGCTGGACTGGAAGAGACCACCGACGAAGGCAGTGAGCGTCGATCGGAGCACCCAGATGCCTCTGCTGTCGATGCCAAAGAGGACGACTCTCCTGATCAATCCTCAGTACCACAGCTTCAGACCGACGGTGATCCGTTCCAGATCATGCGGACGATCGATACACTGGATACGTGGGTCCGAACCAAGGAAATCCGAGAGGGCATTCCTGACGAAGTGGACGTCGCCACTGACTCAATCGGAACGAATCTGTGGAATCTCGCTGATCGTGGTTTACTAGAAAAACGCCCGTACGAAGAGGATAAGCGCCAGAACGAGTATCGAATGACGGAAACTGGTGAAGCAGCCTTCGAACAGGCCCTCGAAAAGTCCGACGAATCCTCGAGCACGGACCAAACTGACGAGTAG
- a CDS encoding HNH endonuclease: MNDDAQAPDVWKRWVETGNVAQWPTGETLDHSGRVRRYETSETVVSNAFREETFDRYGHACTMTGIREDDLLDLAHILPRSQHPDLAEHPENVLVLNSLHHRAFDAALFTIDSNHRIRTSPSFNPAHPFLRETILERTGEQLTLPPNVQVRPSFLEELNTGLSWL; encoded by the coding sequence ATGAACGACGACGCCCAAGCGCCGGACGTCTGGAAGCGCTGGGTCGAAACCGGCAACGTCGCCCAGTGGCCGACCGGCGAGACCCTCGATCACAGCGGGCGGGTTCGACGCTACGAAACCTCCGAAACCGTCGTGAGTAATGCCTTCCGGGAAGAAACGTTCGATCGATACGGCCACGCGTGCACTATGACCGGTATTCGAGAAGATGACCTGCTGGATCTGGCCCACATCCTCCCACGAAGTCAACACCCTGACCTCGCCGAACACCCGGAAAATGTCCTCGTGCTAAACTCACTACACCATCGAGCGTTCGATGCCGCGCTGTTCACGATCGACAGCAACCACCGTATTCGAACGAGCCCATCGTTCAATCCCGCGCATCCGTTCCTCCGCGAAACCATCCTCGAACGAACGGGCGAACAGCTCACGCTCCCGCCTAACGTTCAGGTTCGACCATCGTTCCTCGAAGAACTCAACACCGGCCTCTCGTGGCTATAG
- a CDS encoding HEAT repeat domain-containing protein, translating to MYVLAFDRDWTVDVNPHPRREAVPLEWVQYWAHETDHEVWAIGNQDLVDEADIPGTVESVRRRDGDIDTLGDRDEFGNYEWWPEREERLRILAELFPGADGHVVVDDLDLSHVDGWDHYHAWDFVDLLQEGEMELSTPSSDLIPDGGFESADEVRDILNDGYVFELTYRTDGETKTHLVTHFEPERPSMTPLKGPPVFWFETVGTGEKFSVRLPDIESVHPVSYERLADPFVGAAFAAVRSQLEDDPETVDGETIRTMLADAVAESTSVDRREALRLAMSTLQHRDDVRETAIEAVFELLADEPTALDRAAFQALWDSTKDDPLMLKGYVYELASYTSQESMYQPAACLMELAEADPGSVLDAVPALETAVAADTGTTQSYAVYTLSAVAEEYPEEVFPAVSVLIEALQSKNETTQTNALAALGKIASNYPDAAEPIVDELVALLDDEAKRVRNNAVGLLGDIAQEHPDIVIEHADPIAARLEDNNIQARVNASLALLRAGEADPSAIRAQQNHLESALEDASPEVRANACSLIGNANVPIPIEELQELKANDLDETVRERAAWAITRLS from the coding sequence ATGTACGTTCTCGCGTTCGATCGGGACTGGACGGTCGATGTGAATCCGCATCCGCGACGGGAGGCGGTGCCGCTTGAGTGGGTTCAGTATTGGGCACACGAGACCGATCACGAGGTCTGGGCGATCGGGAATCAGGACCTTGTTGACGAGGCCGACATTCCGGGGACAGTTGAATCCGTTCGGCGGCGTGATGGGGACATCGATACGTTAGGTGACCGCGACGAGTTCGGGAACTACGAGTGGTGGCCAGAGCGGGAGGAGCGGCTTCGAATACTCGCGGAACTATTTCCCGGAGCAGATGGGCACGTAGTCGTTGACGATCTCGACTTGAGCCACGTTGATGGGTGGGACCATTACCACGCGTGGGACTTCGTCGATCTCCTCCAGGAGGGAGAAATGGAGTTATCGACGCCCTCGAGCGATCTGATTCCAGACGGCGGATTCGAGTCAGCGGACGAGGTACGAGACATCCTAAACGACGGGTACGTGTTCGAACTCACGTATCGGACGGACGGTGAGACGAAGACGCATCTGGTCACGCATTTTGAGCCGGAGCGCCCATCGATGACGCCGTTGAAAGGCCCGCCGGTGTTTTGGTTCGAGACCGTGGGGACCGGCGAGAAGTTCTCTGTTCGACTGCCAGATATCGAGTCAGTACACCCCGTTTCGTACGAACGACTCGCTGACCCGTTCGTAGGGGCGGCGTTCGCCGCGGTTCGATCACAACTCGAAGATGACCCGGAGACAGTGGACGGTGAAACGATTCGCACGATGCTGGCTGATGCGGTGGCAGAGTCAACTAGCGTGGATCGGCGTGAAGCGCTTCGCCTTGCGATGAGTACACTGCAACACCGGGACGATGTACGTGAGACGGCTATCGAGGCCGTGTTCGAGTTATTGGCTGACGAGCCAACGGCGCTCGATCGGGCGGCGTTTCAAGCACTCTGGGACTCCACGAAGGATGACCCGTTAATGCTGAAAGGATACGTATATGAGTTGGCGAGTTATACGAGTCAAGAGTCGATGTACCAGCCGGCTGCCTGTTTAATGGAGTTAGCTGAAGCTGATCCGGGTAGTGTTCTTGATGCGGTACCAGCCCTGGAGACTGCCGTGGCAGCTGATACTGGAACGACGCAGAGCTACGCAGTATACACACTCTCCGCTGTTGCAGAGGAGTACCCTGAAGAGGTGTTTCCAGCGGTCAGTGTCCTGATCGAGGCGTTGCAGAGCAAAAATGAGACGACGCAGACGAACGCGTTAGCGGCACTTGGGAAGATCGCGTCGAACTATCCGGACGCTGCTGAACCGATCGTAGACGAGTTAGTCGCGTTGCTGGATGATGAGGCGAAGCGCGTTCGGAATAATGCGGTCGGGTTGCTGGGAGATATCGCGCAAGAACATCCCGACATTGTGATCGAGCACGCCGACCCGATTGCTGCTCGGCTTGAGGACAACAACATTCAGGCGCGCGTGAATGCGTCGCTCGCATTGCTTCGAGCAGGCGAGGCGGATCCGAGCGCGATTCGGGCCCAACAGAATCACCTGGAGAGCGCGCTGGAGGATGCGAGCCCGGAAGTTCGAGCAAACGCGTGCTCACTCATCGGGAACGCGAATGTACCGATTCCGATCGAGGAACTCCAGGAATTGAAAGCGAACGACTTGGACGAGACAGTCCGCGAGCGTGCAGCTTGGGCGATTACACGCCTGTCTTGA
- a CDS encoding ADP-ribosylglycohydrolase family protein — protein MNSDRTRGVLLGLACGDALGRPVEFASASGIAAEYGKLDEMVGYGTWNQPAGTITDDTEQALCIARSLAEQQGFDPADVADRFVAWYDSDPFDIGQMTARSLREFKRGSTWDEAGQQVWENSQEGQNAGNGSVMRCPPLAISYATNWDRLVEVSQQSSQITHADPRCTYGCAILNLTLAGLLDDVNTPLQDALDYVDAGVPDELTTALRPIAQGNSPSSLETSGYVVHSLQTALHDGLGSESAGEAIVTAVNRGGDTDTIGAIAGAVAGARFGASQLPDRWLSAIDETDELESLADDLLEVV, from the coding sequence ATGAATTCAGATCGAACACGCGGTGTTCTACTGGGGCTTGCGTGTGGGGATGCGCTTGGACGACCGGTTGAGTTCGCATCGGCTTCGGGGATCGCCGCAGAGTACGGGAAACTCGACGAGATGGTCGGGTATGGAACGTGGAATCAGCCGGCGGGAACGATCACTGACGACACCGAGCAGGCGCTGTGTATCGCAAGAAGTCTCGCCGAGCAACAGGGGTTCGATCCAGCGGATGTTGCTGATCGGTTCGTCGCGTGGTACGATAGTGACCCGTTTGACATCGGTCAGATGACCGCACGGTCGCTGCGTGAGTTCAAACGCGGCTCGACGTGGGACGAGGCAGGCCAGCAGGTCTGGGAGAACAGTCAGGAAGGCCAGAACGCTGGGAACGGGAGTGTGATGCGATGCCCGCCGCTTGCCATCTCGTATGCGACTAACTGGGATCGACTCGTCGAGGTGAGCCAGCAATCCTCGCAGATTACGCACGCTGATCCGCGGTGTACCTATGGCTGCGCGATTCTCAACCTCACGCTGGCTGGCCTCCTCGATGACGTCAACACTCCACTACAGGACGCGCTCGACTACGTCGATGCGGGTGTACCAGATGAACTTACGACCGCGCTCAGACCGATCGCCCAAGGCAACTCGCCCAGCTCGCTCGAAACATCGGGGTACGTTGTTCACTCGCTTCAAACGGCGCTTCACGACGGCTTAGGCTCCGAGAGTGCTGGAGAAGCGATCGTGACCGCTGTCAACCGTGGTGGTGACACTGATACGATCGGTGCGATTGCCGGAGCAGTTGCGGGTGCACGGTTCGGTGCGTCACAACTCCCAGACCGATGGCTCTCCGCCATTGACGAGACGGACGAACTCGAATCGCTGGCGGATGATCTCTTGGAGGTAGTGTGA
- a CDS encoding CBS domain-containing protein: MPRDLYNCTAAELATQPVEHRPHDTPPSDVAAWLDANGYDAAPVYQDDDPVGFVHKDDVTTDTDGDTLADHLTPLTIDHLISGDAAFTTVLSALIETPVYFLGGHNNVAGILTRADLNTAPARIYLFDRITYLEEHLRELILDKAPNWRQTPVTPDELNDIEERHADAQAANVALEEIHYAQFSTLETIVTSVEACWQTCGFSTKGAAGTSLHEITDLRNDVAHANLVVENTDSNEFLSSGRTTENLHNTLETIDDVLTNLQNAGYDPGASATSSPRA; this comes from the coding sequence ATGCCTCGCGATCTCTACAACTGCACAGCAGCAGAACTCGCCACTCAACCCGTCGAACACCGCCCTCATGACACCCCACCGAGCGATGTTGCAGCTTGGCTAGACGCAAACGGGTACGACGCCGCTCCAGTCTACCAAGATGACGACCCCGTCGGCTTCGTCCACAAAGATGACGTCACCACTGACACCGACGGCGACACGCTTGCCGACCACCTCACCCCACTTACTATCGACCACCTGATTAGCGGCGACGCCGCGTTCACCACTGTCCTCTCCGCACTCATCGAAACCCCCGTCTACTTCCTCGGCGGCCATAATAACGTCGCCGGCATCCTCACCCGCGCCGATCTCAACACCGCTCCCGCACGCATCTACCTCTTCGATCGCATCACGTACCTCGAAGAACACCTCCGCGAACTCATCCTCGACAAAGCACCAAACTGGAGACAAACACCAGTCACTCCAGACGAACTCAACGATATCGAAGAACGGCATGCAGACGCGCAAGCAGCTAACGTCGCCTTAGAGGAGATTCACTACGCCCAGTTCTCGACGCTCGAAACCATCGTCACCAGCGTCGAAGCCTGCTGGCAGACCTGCGGTTTCTCAACCAAAGGCGCTGCCGGTACTAGCCTGCACGAGATCACTGACCTTCGGAACGACGTAGCGCACGCAAACCTCGTCGTTGAAAACACAGACAGCAACGAGTTCCTCAGCAGTGGCCGCACAACAGAAAACCTCCACAACACCCTCGAAACCATCGACGATGTCCTCACGAACCTCCAAAACGCAGGGTACGACCCAGGCGCGTCAGCGACATCGTCACCCCGAGCTTAA